A single genomic interval of Pyrus communis chromosome 5, drPyrComm1.1, whole genome shotgun sequence harbors:
- the LOC137735399 gene encoding protein SRC2 homolog: MASGNEVQVKLTSAHDLKNVNWRNGGVKPYAVVWVDPNRKCSSRVDEEGDTSPYWDETLTIPLPGPVDGDTTLYIDIVHAGSDRDTKPLIGSARLKLREVLDDVGFDERASRTLHLKRPSGRPHGKVDVKVTIRKPRPRVADPYYAPPYGVPPPAGSRDLPAPPPTYGAPYGAPAPPAPYNPYYAAAPPSDYPYNGYNAAPPPYGQPAPYGQTGQGSYGQSYGQGSYGQEEKKKSKFGGMGTGVAVGAVAGVLGGLALAEGFEYMEDKIADDVAEKVEDDQYDDDDY; encoded by the coding sequence ATGGCGTCCGGTAACGAAGTTCAAGTGAAGCTGACCTCCGCCCACGACCTTAAGAACGTGAACTGGCGAAACGGGGGCGTCAAGCCCTACGCCGTCGTTTGGGTGGACCCCAACAGAAAATGCTCCAGCCGCGTCGACGAGGAGGGCGACACGTCACCCTACTGGGACGAGACCCTCACCATCCCCTTACCCGGCCCCGTCGACGGCGACACCACTCTCTACATCGACATCGTCCACGCCGGATCCGACCGGGACACCAAGCCCCTGATCGGGTCGGCCCGGCTCAAACTCCGCGAGGTCCTCGATGACGTGGGCTTCGACGAGCGCGCCAGCCGCACTCTGCATCTCAAGCGACCATCCGGTAGGCCCCACGGGAAGGTTGACGTTAAGGTTACTATTAGGAAGCCACGCCCTCGTGTAGCGGATCCCTACTACGCGCCGCCTTACGGTGTCCCGCCGCCAGCTGGCTCGCGGGATTTGCCGGCTCCTCCTCCGACTTACGGGGCACCATACGGCGCACCTGCTCCTCCGGCGCCGTACAATCCTTACTACGCAGCTGCTCCGCCGTCTGATTACCCGTATAACGGGTACAATGCTGCTCCGCCGCCGTACGGTCAGCCGGCTCCTTACGGTCAGACCGGACAGGGCAGTTACGGGCAGAGTTATGGGCAGGGATCGTACGGAcaggaagagaagaagaagagcaagTTTGGGGGGATGGGGACAGGAGTGGCGGTGGGAGCGGTGGCTGGGGTGCTGGGTGGGCTGGCATTGGCGGAGGGTTTTGAATACATGGAGGACAAAATTGCAGATGACGTTGCTGAGAAAGTGGAGGATGATCAGTACGACGACGATGACTACTAG